The following are encoded together in the Adhaeribacter arboris genome:
- the mnmG gene encoding tRNA uridine-5-carboxymethylaminomethyl(34) synthesis enzyme MnmG, producing MYTENYDVIVVGAGHAGCEAAAAAARMGSKVLLVTMNMNTIAQMSCNPAMGGVAKGQIVREIDALGGQSGIVTDKTMIQFRMLNLSKGPAMWSPRAQSDRMRFAEEWRLNLEQTANIDFWQEMASTIIVEKGRAAGIRTALGIEFKSKAVILTNGTFLNGVIHIGEKQFGGGRAAERAATGITEQLLQLGFAAGRMKTGTPPRVDGRSLDYSRMEEQKGDENPSKFSYTNTQALQNQRSCYITYTSTTTHEILKTGFEKSPMFQGRIQGLGPRYCPSIEDKINRFADKDRHQIFVEPEGWSTVEIYVNGFSSSLPEDVQFKALRSIAGFENAKMFRPGYAIEYDYFPPTQLNLTLETKLIENLYFAGQINGTTGYEEAACQGLMAGINAHNKINEKEPFILKRSEAYIGVLLDDLVNKGTEEPYRMFTSRAEHRILLRQDNADIRLTKKGYELGLADEERLNKVNRKIKETKEIIDYLNNKSIEPSEINAVLLELNSAPITEKAKAGSLIKRPNVDIATIAAALPAIETYLSKYLPDSIEQASIAVKYASYIDKENLMANKMEELENYVINERLDYKNMPALSKEAREKLLKINPETIGQASRISGVSPADISVLMVYLGK from the coding sequence ATGTACACCGAAAATTACGATGTAATTGTAGTAGGAGCCGGTCATGCGGGTTGTGAAGCCGCCGCGGCGGCTGCGCGCATGGGGTCTAAAGTATTACTGGTAACCATGAACATGAACACTATTGCCCAAATGTCCTGCAACCCAGCTATGGGGGGAGTAGCTAAAGGCCAAATAGTGCGCGAGATAGATGCTTTAGGCGGACAAAGTGGTATTGTAACGGATAAAACCATGATCCAATTCCGAATGCTCAACCTATCAAAAGGACCAGCCATGTGGAGCCCACGCGCGCAAAGCGACCGCATGCGTTTTGCCGAAGAGTGGCGCTTAAACCTGGAACAAACTGCTAATATTGATTTTTGGCAGGAAATGGCGTCTACCATTATAGTAGAAAAAGGTAGAGCGGCAGGTATCCGGACAGCACTAGGCATAGAATTTAAATCGAAAGCTGTTATCTTGACTAACGGTACATTTCTAAATGGAGTCATCCACATAGGGGAGAAACAATTTGGTGGCGGCCGGGCGGCCGAAAGAGCGGCTACCGGAATTACCGAACAGTTACTTCAATTAGGTTTTGCAGCAGGCCGAATGAAAACCGGAACTCCTCCACGGGTAGACGGAAGGTCCTTAGATTACTCCCGAATGGAAGAACAAAAAGGAGATGAAAACCCTTCTAAATTTTCCTACACTAATACACAAGCTTTACAAAATCAGCGGAGCTGTTATATCACGTATACCAGTACCACAACGCACGAAATTTTAAAAACAGGCTTCGAAAAATCACCTATGTTCCAAGGGCGCATCCAAGGTTTAGGACCGCGCTATTGTCCATCCATCGAAGATAAAATTAATCGCTTTGCTGATAAAGATCGTCACCAAATTTTTGTGGAACCAGAAGGTTGGAGTACGGTAGAAATTTATGTCAATGGATTTTCCAGCTCCTTACCTGAGGACGTACAATTTAAAGCATTGCGCAGCATTGCCGGTTTCGAAAACGCCAAAATGTTTCGGCCAGGTTATGCCATCGAATATGATTACTTTCCGCCCACTCAGCTAAACTTAACCTTAGAAACAAAGCTGATTGAGAACTTATATTTCGCGGGACAAATAAATGGCACAACTGGTTACGAAGAAGCGGCCTGCCAGGGATTAATGGCGGGAATAAATGCGCATAACAAAATTAACGAGAAAGAACCATTTATTCTTAAACGCTCAGAAGCTTACATTGGGGTATTACTAGATGATTTAGTGAACAAAGGTACGGAAGAGCCTTACCGCATGTTTACTTCCCGCGCCGAACATCGCATTTTGCTGCGCCAAGATAATGCCGATATTCGCTTAACTAAAAAGGGTTACGAGTTAGGTTTAGCCGATGAGGAACGATTAAATAAAGTAAACCGGAAAATCAAAGAAACGAAAGAAATTATAGATTATCTAAATAATAAATCTATTGAGCCTAGCGAAATAAATGCTGTCCTGCTGGAGCTGAATTCTGCTCCGATAACAGAGAAAGCCAAAGCTGGTAGCTTGATTAAACGACCTAATGTTGACATAGCTACTATTGCAGCGGCATTGCCGGCAATAGAAACTTATTTGAGCAAATACTTACCCGATAGCATAGAGCAAGCTTCCATTGCGGTAAAATATGCTAGCTACATCGATAAGGAAAACTTAATGGCCAATAAAATGGAAGAACTGGAAAATTACGTAATTAATGAAAGACTTGACTACAAAAATATGCCCGCTTTATCAAAAGAGGCTCGTGAAAAACTGCTTAAAATAAATCCGGAAACAATTGGTCAGGCTTCTCGCATAAGCGGGGTATCGCCGGCAGATATTTCCGTTTTAATGGTGTATTTAGGTAAATAA
- the ybeY gene encoding rRNA maturation RNase YbeY, which produces MPDIFIEFISEEVDFTLKDVDKVKSWIDQVIVDHQFRLENITYIFCSDEYLYNINQTYLNHDTLTDIITFDNSDEEETLESDIFISIDRVKENASQLNISFTDELHRVIIHGVLHLMGYDDKEESSKAIMRQKEDKYLSLRDFS; this is translated from the coding sequence ATGCCTGATATATTTATTGAGTTTATATCCGAAGAAGTTGATTTTACTTTAAAGGATGTGGATAAAGTAAAAAGTTGGATCGATCAAGTTATTGTTGACCATCAATTTAGACTCGAAAACATAACGTATATATTTTGTTCTGACGAATACTTATACAACATCAATCAAACTTATTTAAATCATGATACCTTAACCGATATTATTACCTTTGACAATTCGGATGAGGAAGAAACACTAGAGAGTGATATTTTTATAAGTATTGATCGGGTAAAAGAAAACGCTTCTCAACTTAACATCTCGTTTACTGATGAACTACACCGTGTAATCATACACGGTGTTTTGCATTTAATGGGGTACGATGATAAAGAGGAAAGTAGTAAAGCAATAATGCGCCAAAAAGAAGATAAGTACTTATCTTTACGTGATTTTAGTTAA